DNA from Magnolia sinica isolate HGM2019 chromosome 19, MsV1, whole genome shotgun sequence:
TCATCAGTTCTTTGAAAGCATAGGTCTTGGTGGATGCATTGTTCAGGTATGACTTACACATTTGTTAAATGACttgaaaaagatgaaaaataaaaaataaaaaattgaattgGTCAAGACTCAGTTGACTCACCACAACCCAAGAAAACTTAACAAGCCCGTTAAAGCTCAGCTTCCTTATATTTACGatgtttagattttttattttatttttttaattattgaacGTTACGAGTTGGATGCAACTTCTGCAAAAGGCCAAGGGGTTTCTCATGAAAGCAAGTGCGTATCAATTTTGTAATTCAACTTAATTTTTGGAGAGTCGGATTTTTAGCTCCTATTTAGACTCGTGGCCGATTAAATGGGCTTTGTGGAAGTGCATCGACACACAAAAGGAAGAAGAGCTTGGCTCACAACAACACATAGGTATCAAACACCCCTTTCGATGGTGCGTCCAAAAGGGCTCTTCTTGAGTTACGGGAGCTCGCTCAACCTGCTCACAAACTCTCTAGCTGAATTTTTGAGTTCTAAAACCAGGATTAGACCCGCTCTAAATACCTAAACACACCATTCTTTCCTCTTTAAAAACAACAGTGGGGAGCGTCATGGATAGGTTCATTGTTTGAGTCTTGCACCACATTGGGTACTCGAATCCATGAccacgtgttgaaactcttgtgagtctactactgaggcatgagtaaggaccctatTGGTTTCAGTCCTTAAACTGACTAATATTAttcaagagaaaaaaaattagCCATCATCTAAGCCTGGAAATGGAACAAGCCCGGTCCTGAATTTTGAATTGATCATGCCTGGCGGCCCTATTTAGCAGTCTAAGGTCTGCAAAAGTATCATACCCAGCTCCCAACCTGACATAACTTGGGACcaacaatgagagcacaaaactccaaCATATAAATAGCCTATTACATTACATTGGTTGATTAAAATCATTAAGGagaaacatataaaagaaaaagaaaaaaaaagtaggaTCTATTTAGCAGTCAGAGTGTGTGTAGATAGTGGACCATTATATGAATAAAATGTGTTTATGACTGAATGAATTGCTTTTGTCACATCTTAAGGTGTAACTGAGCTTAACATACTTAAGCTACTTTCTCTTTTTTCCTCCAGGAAAGATTCAAAGCCCAAGCCATGGTTGTCATGGTGCTCTTTTTCTTCCTGACCACACCGGTTGGGATGGCCTTGGGCATTGGGATATCGTCGGTTTACGACGAGAATAGCCCAACAGCTCTAATCGTGAAAGGGGTCTTCAATTCACCCTAAGATGCAGAGTAATGGAAAACTTCAGTTGTGAGCAAATGACTAAGATCGGCGGAAGAATTCAATTCATGAGACGTCGGGGCCAATCCATGTGCATGCCCATGAGTAGCATGTGCATGCATATGAACATGACCTGAATGCTCACTCAACatttacaacattcccactgctCACCAGCAGAGCCTTATTGAAATGCGACCGCTTAGCAAAAGCATCCGCCATCAACGTCTTGCCGTCAAGATGGCGACGAACCCTGCAAAAGGGAATTCCCCCCATGGATTCTCTTTAAGGCACGACGATGTTAGGTTATCAAACTCGTCCGGTAACACATGTATCATCCCAATAGCCAGAATCACACCGGCAACAaatgctttgatgatgaagaCGATGTCTTTCTCCGGCCGAAGTGCTTTAATTGACTTCTCCCCAAGATCGGTAGACATACGCCGATCGTGCCCGCTACAAGGATATAAGCAATCGCAGCCAGTTTCAGTTGTAGCGTGACCATCTTGTTATGATCTCCAGTAATCGCAGCCAGTTTCAGTTGTAGCGTGACCATCTTGTTATGATCTCCAGTATCCGATTCGCATTCACAATCTGCTGTGGCCAGTAATGGTAGAAGTAGGAAGAAGATGAAGGCAATAAGGGGTGGTTGGAGTTTGTGCATGGTGGGAGACATCCAGAGTAGAAAATGAGTGTGAAACAAAAACGTAACAATGAAGAATAGAGAAGATGTGTGAACGTTTTATAGaatttgaaaattatatcattaCATCGTTTAGGGTTT
Protein-coding regions in this window:
- the LOC131234649 gene encoding zinc transporter 9-like, with product MAETVLELGIVVHSVIIGISLGASESPSTIRPLVAALRFHQFFESIGLGGCIVQERFKAQAMVVMVLFFFLTTPVGMALGIGISSVYDENSPTALIVKGVFNSP